The Perognathus longimembris pacificus isolate PPM17 chromosome 3, ASM2315922v1, whole genome shotgun sequence nucleotide sequence TCCTTACATGATCCATTACACAGAAACTCATTTCTCCCTGCTCTTATTCCATATAGGTCTCCTTGTTTCTTATCTCACTGATGCTCCACGTGGCAGCCAGAGTAGTTTCCTTAAATCACAAATATGAACCTGTTAACTTCTAATTAGAGTAACTCAGTGGCCATTATCTGATGCCTGGCAATATCTCCAGTATCATTCCTCACCTTCTTTCCCCAACAATACCACCAGATCATTCAAAAATCCAGTTTCTAGTATATATTGTGCTCCCTTACACTTTTGTTCAATCATTGACTTCTTTTGATTGGGTTTCAGATAGGGTCCCTAACTATAATTAGCAGTAAACACTAGTTCACTAAAACAAAGTGTAAGTTTAATAATGGAAACTAGACAGTTTCACAGTGGATAAAGATGAAGAACCAGATCTGAGGCCACAGCTGCCAAGACCTGAAGGCAAAGCTCTCAGGTCTGTTGGCTATCTCCCTCAAAGCCACATCCAGCTACCAGGGCACACTTGCATCGCTCACTGTTTGTAGCAGGAACAGTGAGCTAGGGATACTCAAAGCAACATCCTGGCCTGCTCCTTCGCCTCCCAGGAAATAGACTCCATGAATCGCTTTTCTTCTCTGAATCTCAGCAAAGGAATAGCTATCAAAGCTGTGACTTAGCAACAAGGGAAGTGAGGAAGACAAGTACCAGCTTTCATGTTAAGGATGTGAcatcaggggaagggggagatgtAGACAGGTGTAGGGAAGCGATCCAAGGCAGCTGAGTAGGTACAAACACCTAAGTCTAGTTCCTACTTGGTCATAAAGTAAGAGTCTAGAAATCACGTCATGTCATTCCATGGTTTCTATTTGGaaagcctttttttgtttttaatacaatTTGTTTTGGTTCTTGCAATAAAATGCTgcctgttgcccaggctggcctgactTGTAGCCATGCCCTAGccccttgagtgctgggattataggcatgcagtATCACACCCaactcttcatttctttatgtcTTGTACTTACTTTCAAAACAATATTTACACTACTTTTACGTGATCATTTTATCAACTTCTCCACTTTATTTCCTTGCACTCTTTATTTCTAGAGGCATAATGAGTAGTGGAAAGAAGCAATTTTTTGTTTTAGAGTCAAACAAAAAGTACAAATGCATGCTGCTGTATAgttgaaaattatatttataaattgcttCTCACAGCAcccggtcagggaaccaaaaacTGTGTTTATTTTATCTCTATAGCTCTGGGCTTCTTATTCTACCTAGGAGGTAgaaagtttttgggtttttttttaagtgtcactTTTATTCTAACCGTGAGAAAAAGCTAAGAATCTCCAGAATCGTAACTTTTCTTGTGCAAATCAAAGGACAGCTCAAGGAAAGCAGACAAACTGAATTCCAAGGCAAGTATAAACTCCTTCAAGGAGAAATGAGATACACGGGTGGTTTCACAATTGGAATAGCACAAAGAGGTCTTGTACTGTCAGAAATACCAGAAAGAAGAAATCACTAGAAATATTAACAAGTTCTTAAAGACTAAACAGTCAGGAACCTGGCATAAGTCCAAGATCAGATGGTGAACCACAAAAATCCTACCTGATACTGACCTCAGTGTTGCTTCTAGGAAATGTTGGGGTAGGGAAATAAGGGAAAATGGAGTGCATAGATCAAAGGCGGACAGTTCCAACACAGAATCCTACCTTGTTTTCCCCACCATCCTGGTACTAATGAACAAAGGACCCCTGCCTAGTATTTAAAGGAAACATAAGAATGTGGAAAGAGATCTCTATTGTGACACATGTATGCGGAACTGCTGAAAACTAGGTAGATGCAAAAATACTGATGAGAACCATCTCACTTCCTATCTCTTAACTAGCAACAATAGCACACTTTGAGATGACTTGGAACAATAAAGCTGTTGATAATAACTACAAAACCAGCTTAACTACCAAATGAGAGTTACCGGGAACTCTTGCCAAAATAAAGGAGCCAAAGGATTCATTACCTGCAGCAGCCTAGGAGAGTACTAAAGCTATCTCCAAAAACAGTGTTCTCTCTGAGCTGATGTATGGGTATTTTCTTCAGGGGATATATACGGTAAAGCACTCAAGGGGAAGGCACATTTCTGAGCATGCTCAGTTTGGggacaaaaaggaaagatgaaagtcAAGAAGTCAGAGCCAACAACTTGGGTAGAATGAAAACAAAGGATTCAAAGACAAGGACATCTTAAAAACTTCTAAACAACATGGCTCAAAGGGTGCCATGGCAAAGAGGAAAGAACTTAGGAGAGGAGGGAGCAAGTGAGTTCAGTTCTGTGTCACGATGCATATAAGCAAATAGTGAAACATACAGGTTGGAATTGATGCAAAAATTGGAAATACAAATCTACAGTTCAGTTCAAATGTCAGACTGGGAtttaaattgaaaagaaatagaCATATTGAAGGGCCTTCTATTTCAACCTATTAAACGTTTTAAAGATAAATAGGCCACATcagaaaaataagtggtaaataaTAGAGGGCATTCCTTTTGGAGGTTGTTGAGAAACTTAACCTAGCCAACTATTTCCAAatgtaaatattataaaataacttCAATCAGCGATTTAAGTAATCAGCTTCCCTACCTACCCCTGCCCCAAGGGTTTGTCCTTCTCCAACTGCCCTCAGCCACACAGAAGCTAAATCCTTTTTCACAATTTGCATTGGAGAAGGTTTTCCAAAACATTTGACAGACCATCTTCATCTGGATTTCATTTGGCACTGTGCAAATCCATACTTGGCAAGCACATCGACAGTTAGCACATGTCACAAGAAGCTAGAGATTGAAGAAAGAAGCAAGCTATTAGCATTTAGGGAGCTTCCAAAGTTATAGCTTCAGGTTTAAAAACAGAGTCCTGAcaaattaaatactaaaaaaattaaatttcctttCAGAAAAGGATAATGTTAAAAGTAaatgtagaggggctgggaatatggcctagtggcaagagtgcttgcctcctacacatgaagctctcggttcgattccccagcaccacatatatggaaaacggccagaaggggcgctgtggctcaggtggccttgagcggaaagaagccagggacaatgctcaggccttgaatccaaggcccaggattggccaaaaaaaaaaaaaaagtaagggtagagcaacacagtaaaaaaaaataaaataaaataaaatcacgtAGGAGTTGAAACAAATATGCTAAGACCAGGGTACTAGGAAGACTTAGCTACTAACTCAAAATATTTGGGAAGAAATGTGGTCTGCTTTTATATTCAGATTAAGGATGACAAAGCCTGAAGAGGTAGAAGAATCTGGAGAGAGAAACAaggtaaagtaaaatgaaaaaattaaaggatAGAAATTAAACAGTAATTCTTTCCAATTACAAAAACTACACATTAGAGAGACTGGATACAATGTGAAACTTCTTTTTCTGCAAGTGTATAGCCCCTACTTCCTTCTAGATCAGCCTTTTCATCACAAGAGAAAGAAGTTCCCTGCAACTAGAGTGATAATTCAAAGTGCTTATCAGTGTGTTTCTAACTAGGACCAATATTAAATCCAATAGAACAACAGGACCACTGACCTAATCAGGGGCACCCCAAGCCAACTAGAATGTGGGTGCAGTAGATTGACTGCAAAACCGGTCAGGATGGCTCATCCATCCTTGTATCCCTACCTTTTACAAAGCTTCACAGTTAATTTTACTAAGAGATAACTCTTATTTCCTCACCCTTTGACTACAGTGATTAACTTTGGCACAGCAGGAACATTACTCAGTGCAGTTCTGTGACTAGGCCTAAAGATACATCGAGCTCCTCTGCTTTCTCTTTGGCTCCATGTCAAAATATATTCACCCAGCACATCAACTGTTATGAGAGCTCAGCCTACTTTCTACCAACCAACCCAATACCTAGCTAACTCCAGAAGCAGAACTACCTAGCCAATCTGAACCTAGGTAAGATGAAAACCACATGGCTACATTCACCCCAATTTCCTCTACGATAATGAGCAAAATAGATGGGGATTTCAGTCATATTTTTGAAGGGCAGTTACAGAGCACGAGTTAACAAATACCTCAAAAATGCAGCAATGTCATTTTCTACTGGAGTGATTCAATCTATCCACACTAAGCGGGGTTAAGCAACCATATAGCTCTAAAGACAtaggtttttttcatttttttcttttttgaatttccTTATTTCCAAGATCTTAAGGGTATGCTATCTAATATGAATAACTGGCTGTCTTCATGCTTTCTGAAGGTACTTAAAGTCTACATCCAAAAGGATTATCTTCCTGCAGTAACAGAACTTTATGGTTTAGATCCTTTATATACATCATTCTTAAACTGCAGAACAGACCAGATCAGAGCAGGTATGCCCATTTGACAAGTGAGGAAATCAAATGGAAGGGCAGGTTAAATGGCACCCATCAGTAGTAAATGTCAGAACTACATAATTCTTAGAGTGATACCTCAACTTTTACTACTTCCTTTCAGTAGAGCTCATGTGCTAAAATCCTAAGCCACTATTGGtaaatattttttagaaattCAATTAAGTTGaagaggcttttttttccccttataaaAGTAGGGATGGCTTAGCTTAAGGGTtgttttgaaaaggaaataagtAATGTATGTGAGACACATAATTCAAACTTGTGTGGTGGGGCCCTGACCCCATGCACCACAACAGCATTTTCTCCCAGGCTTTGTAGTGATCTCTTCTATGAATATATCACTTGAAATAATAATCTTCCACAGAGACAGTATAGGAAAATTTATTTCTATGGTAGAAGCATTTATTGTAGTAATAGAAAAATAACACTATTTCAAAATCAAGGTTAAGTTAGCAGAAGTCTCCTTCCTCTTCATACTCATACTTGAATATCACCATGATTTCAAACCATCCTTAAATTAACAAGGAACAAACACAGAATCAAGATAGTATGACAAGAGAAATATTAAAGCTACTTCTCAGCCCTGGAAATCAGAAAACACAAAGTGAACTTGTGCAGCCATTTCCAACTTCGGTGTGCATCAGAATCACTGCACCTGGGGAGGAACTGCCAGCAGCAACCCAAAGGCAAACCACCAGGCTGTGCCAGCCTGCGGCTTCAGAAATCTAAAGGGACTGCGTCGTCAACTTTGTTCCTCAGGGAGGTACAAAGACAAAATACACTGCAACACCGAAGATCAACCATTTCCTCACTGTGTGACTTCTCTGAGTTTCAAATTCAGGAATAACAACTATTCTTAAGAACTGTTGCACAGGACAGAGTAAATAGTGCATGACAAGTGTTTCCATAACAGAGCTACTACCATTGCTTCATTCTCACCCACCTCCTACTCCCAAAGAGCTAATCTTTATTTCAAAAGTCAACCAACCGCTCACTGGGCTGGAGCTCACTGACTACTGGTATTATTCTTACAGGTACATTGTCTACTTCCTTCTGTCATTCTTTTACAGAAGATTTAATACATGACTGACATGACACATTTTGTATTCAAACTAATAAGACAACAGGCTCAAAGAAGAAAGGGAACTAAAGCTTACAAATTGTGTTGCTTGTAAAGCATCAACAGATGAACTACTTTTCAAAGTGGCCACTTTAGGCAATCTCAAATGATCCCTGTACTGTTTTCTGTATCTCAGACTATTTATAGATGGAAACATGGGAATAAAATATCTATAATCTTCATCAATTCCTATATTTAACATACTACACAGttatgtttcatattttttttggccatttaagTATCTACCCACATAAATATCTGAGGTTTCAACATtctaaaactataaaacataGCTATAGAGGTGCACAGTTAGGCTAGGATAGCGTTTCTCAAACTCAGCACTAATGACATTTTGGTTGTGTAATTCTGCACTATGTGACCCACATATTACACATTACATGATGTTTGGCAGCATCTGTTGCCTCTACATCCTAGATGGCAGTCACAAGCCACACAGCCCTCCAACCAAAATATCCTCCAGACATTGCATATGTCTTCTGGGGGCCAAAAGACATCAGGAACCACTAGACTAGAAACCTACATAGAAATAATTTGTACATTCTGGGTGTACAGATAGCACAAGACTATGTGTAATATTACTAATGTAAAGAGATAAGCACAATAATACTCTGCTATTCTGTTTATGCTTGGGCACGGAGTGCTTCTATAATCTACTAATTAAGCATACAATTACCCACATGGAACTATCTTTTCCCTACTGAAAACACTGACAGTAAGTaggacagggagaaaaaaaaacaaaaacaaaaacacagataaTCCCACAACCACTTTATGTCACCTGACAGGAGAAACACCTACAGTTTATAAACATTTGCTAACTGAAAGCCTAAGAAACAAAAATCAGTCACTGCAAGTGGCCTTCCTTCTGAATTCGaagtctctctttctccacttgtAAGCGTTCCTTCTCAATCTGCAGCTTCTCCGACTCAAACTTCAAAAACTGCAACCGATCCTTCTCCAGCTGCAAACGCTCTCGCTCCAGTTTCAACTTCTCGGTTTCTATGTCCTGCGGCGGAAGTATGGACTTTTCCCCTTGGCCAAGTTCATTTTCCAGACATGGCTTCTCAGAACTGACGATCTGGAGCCGCAGCTTCTCCCTCTCGATCTGCAGCCGCTCCTTCTCCAGCTGCAGGCGCTCGTGCTCCAGGTCTAGGTGCCGCAGCCGCTCTTTCTCTATCTGCAGGCGCTCCTTTTCCACCTGCAATCTTTCGGCCTCGATATCCAGTCGGCGTTTCTCCACCTCTAGTTTCTGTTTCTCGATGTTGACCAGCACGTGGGGCTCATCATAAGCAGATCTGGATGGTGTTGAATTAAGGGTGAAAAATTCATCGATGTGGGGGAAATCCGGAAGCTCGGGTTCCCGCCTGGAATCTGGGATGACGGATGAcaacatttcttcctcttcttcaatcTCAAACTATGAGAAACGGGGAAAGAGGCTTTTAGTAGTCACTTCTACTTCATGGTTTCCAATTCCCCCAAATATCTCCTAACACTTTCAGTATTGTTTCAGTACACAAAACCATTTAATTTAAATTGTGAGAACATTTACATGAACTACCTGAAGTCACTAATATGTAACAATTGATGTAATGaagtggaaaagaaaacagaatgatcTTGTGATAGGCTACCTTTAGATAagtataaaaatatgtaaacattgccaggtgctggtggctcaggcctataatcccagcttctgagtaggctgagatttgaggatcatggtttgaggccagccccggcagcaaagtctgtgagactctttatcaccaGCTAATCACTGAAAAAGCCGGtgctttatctccaactaatcacagataAAGGTGGTGCTGggtctcaactggtagagtgctagccttgggcaataagaggaacccagagacagtgcccaggcccggagttcaagcctcaggactgcaaaaacaaaaaaatgtgcaaACATCTTAACTGTGTCTGGACTCTAAGCTCCCACATCAGAGTTGCAAATGAATAATACTTACCTCTGGACTTTGGGggtccctttcttcctcttccactttGACTTCTGTTAAGGACCCACCTGCATCTCTGAAATCTGCCACATTCTGCCAGTCAAAATTGGCATCATTTCGGAAGGCAATCTTCTCATCAATCTCTTCAGTGAGAGAGTCATCTAAGTCAGACGTGGGGAGGGGAAACCCTGAACCCACCAATTTAATGTTTgccttcatcctcttcctcttcataaGTGCTCTCCAGTCGAGGTACCGCCTCTTCACTTCCGTCCCAGTCCTCTGCTCGCCTTCTCCCACGGCATTCACGCACTGCGCGATCTCCTCCCAGGCCATGCGCTTCATCACGTTGATTGTTGTGTTCAGCTGCTTGGAAAAAATGACTTCTTTCCTTTTGGTAATTTCTTTCAAAAGGGTCTGTGTTTCTTGAACACtaaaattgcttttcctttttctctttaactgcttcatatttttctaatttcaatGCAATATAGCAAGAAAAGATGAACAGAGAACTTGAAAAGTGCTACAAAAGCACAAAACCCACGCGCAAGCCctgctggccctggctctggtcACTGTGGTCCACTCATGCAGCAGCGGAGGCGGGCTGGGTAATTCCTAAATGGAAAAAGTACAACAGGATCATCATTTCCGTAACACTCTTGAACCCAAGAAGCCTGACAATTTTTACgaagaaaaaaatcctctacATAGCTCAAATGTGACACCTCTATCTTTGCCATCACCGCCAGAGCCTAAGCTGCCATGTTTTCTTTTCACTGGGGACACCGCAGAGCTTCTTCATTGACACAAACCATTGCTCCCGCTCCCCACAGATTTGTGCTGACTCCTCCAACACTGGCCTTCTTGGATCACCCATCCTTGATAAACTCGTGTACCCATCTATACTGTTCTCTCTGTATAGAAAACAAACTGTTATCTTCTTGGCCTACTTGATTCCTATTCATCTTTCAATCCAAAGAATAGCCAACTGTTTCTCAGTGAAGCTTTTCCTGACAAGCCAAGTTCCTCTAGCATAGTCGCTTGCAGTTTTCCTACACGTTACCCATTGCTAACATGGATCAGGGTGTGTCTCTCAATGAACGCTTCACGGGGTGGCCACGGGTGTTCTGCTCGACACCCACTGCCAGGGCGCAGCACATTTTCTGAGACACAAGGAGCACACcataaatatatgttaaataGATGAGTCAATATACTGAAATGGCTATTTGAAATATTCAGacaaaaatagaataatattATAGAATTGTAAAATAATACTATAAGATCCTGCAAGACTGCTAtacaaaattaaaacacagaaaCTAATTTGACACAATGTAGCCTGTTTAAAGAAATGGCAATTGCCTATGTTTTATTACTTCATAAAACTCATTTTTATACTAAATCAGTTGATTTCAGATAAAGTGATTTAGGTTAAATCAAATTGATCTTAGATAAAAGAATTCAGATACAAACATGTCCACAAAATAACATACCAGTCAATATAAAAAACAACCAAGAAGATGCCACAAAGGCTGTTAAACTAACTTATACTAGAAAATAGCCTtattgcaaaaagaaaaggaggggaagaggagggagaagggaggagggaggagggaggagggaggagggaggagggaggaggaggaggaggaggaggaggaggaggaggaggaggaggagagaggaggaggaggagatctaaGCATAGGgtctttctttcctccaccacccacaaaaaaaaacaaaaaaggtattgCATATCATTATTGTCTCATAATTCTGGCCCTAGGAAGCAGCTGGCTCTTCTAGGGATAGGAGTAGGATTCTCAAGGTTGGGAGAGAGCCAGTTATCAGACTCTGAGCATTCCTTCAGGAGTGGCCCCAATTTTACCCCAttccctccttaaaaaaaaaaaaaaaaaaaaaaaaacagtcttgcTGTCTAGctgaggctgacctcaaattaaaaaaaaatttaaatcaatataAAAACCTTACCTCAAGTACAGAGCAAATGTTTTCTGAAGTGATGAAAGTATTATAAAGATACAATTTAAATTGGCAAGAGCTTTTCCCCCCCACCACCCAGCACCCAATGTACATTTCCTGGTTTGCTACCGCAGTTCTTCCTCCCTGCAGACACCACATCTGTCCCTTGACAGTACATGACTTCATCTTCTGCCACTAGGAGAAAATCAAATTACTGAGTCATGACTCAATATTCATTCCAATCTTCCTAATGCATCTTCCCAAAATGCAATGGCTAGCTAATAGGAAACCACTTCCCAGTTCCAAGGCAATGAAGATTGTGGATGTGTATGATAGTCTACCAGTCAGATGCACTTGAGTAAGACCTGATATTGAGGCAGGCATGAGAAGTATCTGTTTCATCACCTCGAACCAGCGCTCCTAATATGAAACAAAACCAAGTTGAAAGGTATACTGATTTCTAATTAATGCTTTGAATTATCTGCTTTTCTTTAAAGAATTTATTTAGCAGTAATTAATAATGTTCTGGGCTAGCTTAATTGCAGAACTGAAGACTGTGATATTAGCAAGTCACTATTAATACTTGCAGTCATGTGAGAACAAAGTTCAAAAAGTCCTATGTCAACATTTTAACATAAATCCTGAGTGAGATTGCCAGCTTTCGGGCAATGCTTATGTTATAGGGTCATCAAAGGCAAACATTTCGGAAACTCATGGGGTAGGACCTAGCAATGTATGTCTCAAGAAACCCATAGATGACTGCGATGTATGCTAAAGTTTGAGAATCTCTATGCTAGGCCCACATCAGTAAAACAGCTGCTCCACACCCCCGCCTCTCATGCCTACCTTGACTTCAAGTCTTCCACAGTGCATCTAATTGGTAGATTATGAATCACATCTAGCATCCTCATTGCAATGAAACTGGGAAATGTTTTTCTACTATCTAGCCTTCACATTATGAAAAGATATACAAGGAAGAATAAATGTTAAGTCCCAAGCAAGAACTTAATTTTCTCCTCAAAGCAGAAAATGAGATCATCTGAAGAAAAAGTCCCAGTGTCTTGCACAGTATAGCTCACGGCATTTTATACATATTAACTCAACTGGGAGAAAATTGGGACAAAGGGTAGAAAATCTCTTTTAGTAAGAAAAGAGAGATTAAAAGTATGTTGCAGTAAACAAGGAgccatcaatagtgaaatatccaCAAACCATGTTTTCTGACTTCAAATGTACTCAATGATTGCTTCCAGGGACTGACCCTTCTCCCTTACAAAATGACAGGATGGGATGAGATTGCTATAACCTTTTCCAGGGCTATCACTGATAAACTTTTCCAACAACAAGAATAATACCAAGTTTCAATTCCTGCTACTTGCTACCCACCACATAACTAAATTAGCTATACCAGGCTATTTATAAAAGAACACTGAAAGACAAATTTGCACAAATCACAGCTATTTAAGTAACAAGATATATATCCAAGTTCTGTTATATCATGTATACCTCAAGCTTATTAGCTGCTTCTGATAGCTAAATCTTAGAAATGCTGTGAAGGTAACTTCTCAGATATTATTTAGCCATTTTTCCAAGAGTGGATAGATTCTTATCTATGTGGAAGGTTCAG carries:
- the Msantd4 gene encoding myb/SANT-like DNA-binding domain-containing protein 4; translated protein: MKQLKRKRKSNFSVQETQTLLKEITKRKEVIFSKQLNTTINVMKRMAWEEIAQCVNAVGEGEQRTGTEVKRRYLDWRALMKRKRMKANIKLVGSGFPLPTSDLDDSLTEEIDEKIAFRNDANFDWQNVADFRDAGGSLTEVKVEEEERDPQSPEFEIEEEEEMLSSVIPDSRREPELPDFPHIDEFFTLNSTPSRSAYDEPHVLVNIEKQKLEVEKRRLDIEAERLQVEKERLQIEKERLRHLDLEHERLQLEKERLQIEREKLRLQIVSSEKPCLENELGQGEKSILPPQDIETEKLKLERERLQLEKDRLQFLKFESEKLQIEKERLQVEKERLRIQKEGHLQ